In a genomic window of Canis lupus familiaris isolate Mischka breed German Shepherd chromosome 13, alternate assembly UU_Cfam_GSD_1.0, whole genome shotgun sequence:
- the TNFRSF11B gene encoding tumor necrosis factor receptor superfamily member 11B — protein sequence MKPLLCCALLFLDISIKWTTQETFPPKYLHYDPETSRQLMCDKCPPGTSLKQHCTAKRKTVCVPCPNHYYTDLWHTSDECLYCRPVCKELQYVKQECNRTHNRVCECEEGRYLELEFCLKHRSCPPGFGVLHAGTPERNTVCKRCPDGFFSNETSSKAPCRKHTNCSAFGLLLTQKGNATHDNVCSGNSESTKKCGIDVTLCEEAFFRFAVPTKFTPNWLSVLVDNLPGTRVNAESVERIKRRHSSQEQTFQLLKLWKHQNKDQDIVKKIFQDIDLCENSVQRHIGYTNLTFEQLRSLMESLPGKKVTTEDIEKTMKTCKSSEQILKLLSLWRIKNGDQDTLKGLMHALKHLKPYHFPKTVTQSLKKTIRFLHSFTMYRLYQKLFLEMIGNQVQSVKISCL from the exons TTCCTGGACATCTCCATTAAATGGACCACCCAGGAAACCTTTCCTCCAAAGTACCTTCATTATGACCCAGAAACCTCTCGCCAGCTGATGTGTGACAAGTGTCCTCCTGGCACTTCTCTGAAACAGCACTGCACAGCAAAGCGGAAGACTGTGTGTGTCCCTTGTCCCAACCACTACTACACGGACCTGTGGCACACCAGTGACGAGTGTCTATACTGCAGGCCGGTGTGCAAGGAGCTCCAGTATGTCAAGCAGGAGTGCAACCGGACCCACAACCGTGTGTGCGAGTGTGAGGAAGGGCGCTACCTGGAGCTTGAGTTCTGCCTGAAGCACAGGAGCTGTCCCCCTGGCTTTGGAGTGCTCCACGCTG GAACCCCAGAACGAAATACAGTTTGCAAAAGATGCCCAGATGGGTTCTTCTCGAATGAGACGTCATCTAAAGCACCCTGTAGAAAACACACAAACTGCAGTGCATTTGGTCTCCTTCTAACACAGAAAGGAAATGCAACTCATGACAATGTATGCTCTGGAAACAGTGAATCGACTAAAAAATGTGGAATAG ATGTCACCTTGTGTGAGGAGGCATTCTTCAGGTTTGCTGTTCCTACAAAGTTCACTCCTAATTGGCTCAGCGTCCTGGTAGACAATTTGCCTGGCACCAGAGTAAATGCAGAGAGTGTAGAGAGGATAAAACGGCGACACAGCTCACAAGAACAGACTTTCCAGCTACTGAAGTTATGGAAACATCAAAACAAAGATCAAGATATAGTCAAGAAGATCTTCCAAG ATATTGACCTGTGTGAGAACAGCGTACAGCGGCACATTGGATACACAAACCTTACCTTCGAGCAGCTCCGCAGCTTGATGGAAAGCTTACCGGGGAAGAAAGTCACCACAGAAGACATTGAGAAGACGATGAAGACATGCAAATCAAGTGAGCAGATTCTGAAGCTGCTCAGCCTGTGGAGAATAAAAAATGGTGACCAAGACACCTTGAAGGGCTTAATGCATGCTCTGAAGCACTTGAAGCCATACCACTTCCCCAAAACTGTCACTCAGAGCCTGAAGAAGACCATCAGGTTCCTTCACAGCTTCACCATGTACAGATTATATCAGAAGCTATTTTTAGAAATGATAGGGAACCAGGTCCAATCAGTAAAAATAAGCTGCTTATAA